From Kineosporia succinea, the proteins below share one genomic window:
- a CDS encoding L-rhamnose mutarotase produces MNRYCFLLQVRPDRLDEYKERHAAVWPEMLRALADSGWANYSLFAREDGLLVGYVESEDLTAAQEAMARTDVNARWQASMGEFFTGLDGRAPDEGFLLLEPVFNLEDQLAAL; encoded by the coding sequence ATGAACAGGTACTGCTTCCTGCTGCAGGTCCGGCCCGACCGGCTGGACGAGTACAAGGAACGCCACGCCGCGGTCTGGCCCGAGATGCTGCGCGCCCTGGCCGATTCCGGATGGGCCAACTATTCACTGTTCGCCCGCGAGGACGGCCTGCTGGTCGGCTACGTGGAGTCGGAGGACCTGACGGCGGCGCAGGAGGCGATGGCCCGCACCGATGTGAACGCGCGCTGGCAGGCCTCGATGGGCGAGTTCTTCACCGGCCTGGACGGGCGGGCGCCGGACGAGGGATTCCTGCTGCTGGAGCCGGTGTTCAACCTCGAGGACCAGCTCGCCGCCCTGTAG
- a CDS encoding MDR family MFS transporter, which produces MSSSTVNPPSSQQLPDAHPAEMSHRQIVEALVGILAALFVGMVSSTIVSNALPTIIADLDGSQRAYTWVVTSTLLAMTATTPIWGKLSDLFNKKLLLQLSIVIFVIGSSAAGASQNVGEMIGFRVIQGIGMGGITALAQTVIGAMIPPRQRGRYNGYLGSVMALATVSGPLIGGVIVDSSLGWRWCFYVCVPLAVIALALIQKTLHLEHKPRKASIDWGGAFLIAAAVSAVLIWVSFAGDDFAWLSWQTAAFLGGALVILALAVVVERRVAEPVVPPAIISKRTTLLAVIASLAVGIAMFGGSVFLGQYFQVARGYSPTEAGLLTMPLMLGVMVSSIVVGRMIVATGYYKRYIVGGVALLVVGFGLLGTIDHTTSLVLIGFYMVLVGAGVGASMQNLVLAVQNTVDSHEIGTASGVIAFFRSLGGAVGVTVLGAILSNHVTDLIAKGLTGIGVDASAMSGGSTLDVKNLPAPIAEVVRAAYGDGTARIFVVAAVVGVVGLIATVFIQEVALRKTVSMKPSEVGESATESPEAVTR; this is translated from the coding sequence ATGAGTTCCAGCACGGTCAATCCGCCGTCGTCACAGCAGTTACCCGACGCCCACCCCGCCGAGATGTCGCACCGCCAGATCGTCGAGGCGCTCGTCGGCATCCTCGCCGCGCTGTTCGTCGGCATGGTCAGCTCGACCATCGTCAGCAACGCGCTCCCCACGATCATCGCCGACCTCGACGGTTCCCAGCGGGCCTACACCTGGGTCGTCACCTCCACCCTGCTGGCCATGACGGCGACCACCCCGATCTGGGGCAAGCTCTCCGACCTGTTCAACAAGAAGCTGCTGCTCCAGCTGTCGATCGTGATCTTCGTGATCGGCTCCTCGGCGGCCGGCGCCTCGCAGAACGTCGGCGAGATGATCGGTTTCCGCGTCATCCAGGGCATCGGCATGGGCGGCATCACCGCCCTGGCCCAGACCGTCATCGGCGCGATGATCCCGCCCCGTCAGCGTGGCCGCTACAACGGCTACCTCGGCTCGGTCATGGCCCTGGCCACCGTCAGCGGCCCGCTCATCGGTGGCGTCATCGTCGACAGCAGCCTGGGCTGGCGCTGGTGCTTCTACGTCTGCGTCCCGCTGGCCGTGATCGCCCTGGCCCTGATCCAGAAGACGCTGCACCTGGAGCACAAGCCGCGCAAGGCCTCGATCGACTGGGGCGGCGCCTTCCTGATCGCGGCCGCCGTCAGCGCCGTGCTGATCTGGGTCTCCTTCGCCGGTGACGACTTCGCCTGGCTGAGCTGGCAGACCGCCGCGTTCCTGGGCGGCGCCCTGGTGATCCTCGCCCTGGCCGTGGTGGTCGAGCGTCGCGTCGCCGAGCCGGTCGTCCCGCCGGCCATCATCAGCAAGCGCACCACGCTGCTCGCCGTGATCGCCTCGCTGGCCGTCGGTATCGCGATGTTCGGTGGCTCGGTCTTCCTGGGGCAGTACTTCCAGGTGGCCCGCGGCTACTCGCCCACCGAGGCCGGCCTGCTCACCATGCCGCTGATGCTCGGCGTGATGGTGTCCTCGATCGTGGTCGGCCGGATGATCGTCGCCACCGGCTACTACAAGCGCTACATCGTCGGTGGGGTCGCCCTGCTGGTGGTCGGTTTCGGCCTGCTCGGCACGATCGACCACACCACCTCGCTGGTGCTGATCGGCTTCTACATGGTGCTCGTCGGCGCCGGTGTCGGTGCCTCCATGCAGAACCTGGTGCTGGCCGTGCAGAACACGGTCGACAGCCACGAGATCGGTACCGCCAGCGGCGTCATCGCGTTCTTCCGGTCGCTCGGCGGCGCGGTCGGCGTGACCGTGCTCGGCGCGATCCTGTCGAACCACGTCACCGACCTGATCGCCAAGGGCCTCACCGGGATCGGGGTGGACGCCTCGGCGATGTCCGGCGGCAGCACCCTCGACGTGAAGAACCTGCCCGCCCCGATCGCCGAGGTGGTGCGCGCGGCCTACGGTGACGGTACGGCCCGGATCTTCGTGGTGGCCGCGGTGGTCGGCGTGGTCGGCCTGATCGCCACCGTGTTCATCCAGGAGGTCGCCCTGCGCAAGACGGTTTCGATGAAGCCGTCCGAGGTCGGCGAGTCGGCCACCGAGTCACCGGAGGCTGTCACCCGCTGA
- a CDS encoding MarR family winged helix-turn-helix transcriptional regulator — protein sequence MPVTATAVSDLFHQLQSVGRSMKALAGKEADRLSFSNLMVLSQVESCGEVRSSGLADLLGVDHSVVSRQLAVLEAAGLTARRPDPQDGRAWLAHVTPAGSERLADMRAHRVAQVTNALGGWSDDEARQLCAQLVRLDEALQQTIQQNEPASHRGDPTANRAAATTGETALSSKGKVHA from the coding sequence ATGCCCGTCACCGCTACGGCGGTCTCCGATCTGTTCCACCAGCTGCAGTCGGTCGGCCGTTCGATGAAGGCCCTGGCGGGCAAGGAGGCCGACCGCCTCTCGTTCAGCAACCTGATGGTGCTGAGCCAGGTCGAGAGCTGTGGGGAGGTGCGCTCCTCCGGACTGGCCGACCTGCTCGGGGTCGACCACTCGGTGGTGAGCAGGCAACTCGCGGTGCTGGAGGCGGCGGGCCTGACCGCCCGTCGTCCCGACCCGCAGGACGGGCGGGCCTGGCTGGCCCACGTCACCCCGGCCGGCTCGGAGCGTCTGGCCGACATGCGTGCCCACCGGGTCGCCCAGGTCACCAACGCCCTGGGCGGCTGGAGCGACGACGAGGCCCGGCAGCTCTGCGCACAGCTCGTGCGCCTCGACGAGGCCCTGCAGCAGACGATCCAGCAGAACGAACCGGCGTCGCACCGCGGCGATCCGACGGCGAACCGCGCGGCGGCCACGACCGGTGAAACAGCATTGAGCAGTAAGGGAAAGGTCCACGCATGA
- a CDS encoding MarR family winged helix-turn-helix transcriptional regulator — translation MSPDDPQHASVAPEAVETTAPDASSDPQQSEKQPEKPSPYTTIEQELTVFVRRARGFSAQMSREFHPDLEPGAYAMLLWLDDVGSARMTEMASYFGIGKPTVSRQLQLMEKLDLITREVDENDRRAQRLTLTDNGATLVHQAREARRASFRDRFGDWPDEDVDRLAELLSRLNESLSKTTN, via the coding sequence GTGTCACCAGACGATCCCCAGCACGCGTCGGTCGCCCCCGAGGCCGTCGAGACCACGGCTCCGGACGCCTCGAGCGACCCCCAGCAGTCCGAGAAACAGCCTGAAAAACCCAGCCCGTACACGACGATCGAGCAGGAACTCACCGTGTTCGTGCGGCGGGCGCGCGGTTTCTCGGCGCAGATGTCCCGCGAGTTCCACCCCGATCTCGAGCCCGGCGCCTACGCCATGCTGCTCTGGCTCGACGACGTCGGCTCGGCCCGGATGACCGAGATGGCCTCGTACTTCGGCATCGGCAAGCCCACCGTCTCGCGTCAGCTGCAGCTGATGGAGAAGCTCGACCTGATCACCCGAGAGGTCGACGAGAACGACCGCCGGGCGCAGCGTCTCACTCTCACCGACAACGGCGCGACGCTGGTGCACCAGGCCCGTGAGGCCCGGCGCGCGAGTTTCCGCGACCGTTTCGGCGACTGGCCCGACGAAGACGTGGATCGCCTGGCCGAGCTGCTCAGCCGTCTCAACGAGAGCCTGAGCAAGACCACCAATTGA
- a CDS encoding dihydrolipoyl dehydrogenase family protein: MAESDEFDVIVIGAGPAGENVAGRTAAGGLSTAIVERELIGGECSYWGCIPSKTLIRPGDVIAAAKRVPGAAEAVTGAIDVQAALARRDYMTSSWDDSAQVPWLEDTGIALVRGHAKLTGPRTLEVTSGTGTRTLTARKAVVLATGTTAVVPPIPGLAEADPWTNRGVTEMKEVPDRLVVIGGGFVGAEMAQAVRRLGASEVTVLEGGPHLLSREEPFAGEEVGKAFAAEGISVRTGVRATAVKRHDDGTVTVTLEGGDEITADQILVATGRKPHTDDLGLENVGLAPGKPVEVDTKLRATGPADNDWLYAVGDVNGLALLTHMGKYQARILGDVLLGKDIEDRSSRDVVPRVTFTDPQVCAVGLTEKQARERGLEVRVLTYATGGVSGAYTSGDGIEGTSQLVVDTSREVIVGATFTGPGVAELLHSATIAISAQIPLSDLWHAVPSFPTVSEVWLRLLEAYGL; encoded by the coding sequence GTGGCTGAGTCAGACGAGTTCGACGTGATCGTGATCGGTGCGGGTCCGGCGGGCGAGAACGTCGCGGGCCGGACGGCCGCGGGCGGGCTCAGCACCGCCATCGTCGAACGCGAGCTCATCGGGGGCGAGTGCTCCTACTGGGGCTGCATCCCGAGCAAGACACTGATCCGTCCGGGTGACGTGATCGCCGCCGCGAAGCGGGTTCCCGGCGCGGCCGAGGCCGTCACCGGCGCGATCGACGTGCAGGCCGCCCTCGCCCGGCGCGACTACATGACCTCGAGCTGGGACGACTCGGCCCAGGTCCCGTGGCTCGAGGACACCGGTATCGCCCTGGTCCGCGGGCACGCGAAACTGACCGGGCCACGCACGCTCGAGGTCACGAGCGGCACCGGGACACGCACCCTCACCGCCCGCAAGGCCGTGGTGCTGGCCACCGGCACCACCGCGGTCGTGCCGCCGATCCCCGGTCTGGCCGAGGCGGATCCGTGGACCAACCGCGGCGTGACCGAGATGAAGGAGGTGCCCGACCGTCTCGTCGTCATCGGCGGCGGGTTCGTCGGCGCCGAGATGGCCCAGGCCGTCCGGCGTCTCGGGGCCTCCGAGGTCACCGTGCTGGAGGGCGGCCCGCACCTGCTCTCGCGCGAGGAGCCGTTCGCCGGCGAGGAGGTCGGCAAGGCCTTCGCGGCGGAAGGCATCTCGGTGCGCACCGGGGTGCGGGCGACCGCGGTGAAGCGGCACGACGACGGCACGGTCACCGTCACGCTCGAGGGTGGCGACGAGATCACCGCCGACCAGATCCTGGTGGCCACCGGCCGCAAGCCGCACACCGACGACCTCGGGCTCGAGAACGTCGGCCTGGCGCCGGGCAAGCCGGTCGAGGTGGACACGAAACTCAGGGCCACCGGCCCGGCGGACAACGACTGGCTCTACGCCGTCGGCGACGTCAACGGCCTGGCCCTGCTCACGCACATGGGCAAGTACCAGGCCCGCATCCTCGGTGACGTCCTGCTCGGCAAGGACATCGAAGACCGCTCCAGCCGCGACGTGGTGCCCCGCGTGACGTTCACCGACCCGCAGGTCTGCGCCGTCGGCCTGACCGAGAAGCAGGCCCGGGAGCGGGGTCTCGAGGTGCGGGTGCTGACCTACGCCACCGGCGGGGTGTCGGGCGCCTACACCTCGGGCGACGGCATCGAGGGCACCAGCCAGCTGGTCGTCGACACGTCCCGCGAGGTGATCGTCGGCGCGACCTTCACCGGGCCGGGCGTGGCCGAGCTGCTGCACTCGGCCACGATCGCGATCAGCGCCCAGATCCCGCTGAGCGATCTCTGGCACGCGGTGCCGAGCTTCCCCACGGTCAGTGAGGTCTGGCTGCGGCTGCTCGAGGCGTACGGGCTCTAG
- a CDS encoding DEAD/DEAH box helicase: protein MPYTSDRPRTSGSRFGGSPRRSGGRPGGPRRSGRPRPPAGPNPLEQALTAAAEAPAPEDQSFAELGIPAKLVTALAGEGMEKPFAIQTRVLPDALAKRDVLGRAQTGSGKTLAFGIPVLARLAAEPKQRVASTPRAIILVPTRELARQVNEALNPLSRPLGLRVTTVVGGLSISRQMDALRRGVDVVVATPGRLIDLMDRRAADLSQVEISVLDEADHMADLGFLPAVRRILDATPADTQRLLLSATLDGGVDKLVTEYLTEPAFHAVKQTTDAATAMDHKVFSLSGPAEKLLVASEIAVRPARTIFFVRTKHGADRLARQLSRAGAEATAIHGNLNQNQRQRALDAFAAGSPRVLVATDVAARGIHVDDVDLVVHYDLPGDHKDYLHRSGRTARAGARGTVVAFAEPGQGREINRLHRDAKVEATNDTVHPGHVLVREIAESGEEVVVRAIPQRSERSHSGGGQRRRSGGGAGGGAGRREGQPARSGSGFGGGFGNGGARSGGGRPSGSRPSRAPRQPAS, encoded by the coding sequence ATGCCGTATACCTCAGATCGTCCCCGCACGTCCGGTTCCCGCTTCGGTGGTAGCCCCCGCCGCTCCGGCGGCCGTCCGGGTGGTCCGCGTCGTTCCGGCCGTCCCCGTCCCCCCGCCGGGCCGAACCCGCTCGAGCAGGCCCTCACCGCGGCCGCCGAGGCCCCGGCCCCCGAAGACCAGTCGTTCGCCGAGCTCGGTATCCCCGCGAAGCTCGTGACGGCGCTGGCCGGCGAGGGTATGGAGAAGCCGTTCGCGATCCAGACCCGGGTGCTGCCCGACGCGCTGGCCAAGCGTGACGTTCTCGGCCGGGCCCAGACCGGTTCCGGCAAGACCCTGGCCTTCGGCATCCCGGTGCTCGCGCGCCTGGCCGCCGAGCCGAAGCAGCGCGTGGCCTCGACGCCGCGCGCCATCATCCTGGTGCCCACCCGTGAGCTGGCCCGCCAGGTCAACGAGGCGCTGAACCCGCTGTCGCGCCCGCTCGGCCTGCGCGTCACCACGGTCGTCGGTGGCCTCTCGATCTCCCGCCAGATGGACGCGCTGCGTCGTGGTGTGGACGTCGTGGTCGCCACCCCGGGTCGTCTCATCGACCTGATGGACCGCCGGGCCGCCGACCTCTCGCAGGTCGAGATCAGCGTGCTCGACGAGGCCGACCACATGGCCGACCTCGGCTTCCTGCCCGCCGTGCGGCGCATCCTCGACGCCACCCCGGCCGACACGCAGCGCCTGCTGCTCTCGGCCACGCTCGACGGTGGTGTCGACAAGCTGGTCACCGAGTACCTGACCGAGCCCGCCTTCCACGCGGTCAAGCAGACCACCGACGCCGCCACCGCGATGGACCACAAGGTCTTCTCGCTCAGCGGCCCGGCCGAGAAGCTGCTCGTGGCGAGCGAGATCGCGGTCCGTCCGGCCCGCACGATCTTCTTCGTGCGCACCAAGCACGGCGCCGACCGGCTGGCCCGCCAGCTGAGCCGCGCCGGGGCCGAGGCCACCGCGATCCACGGCAACCTCAACCAGAACCAGCGTCAGCGCGCCCTCGACGCGTTCGCCGCCGGTTCGCCCCGCGTTCTCGTCGCCACCGACGTCGCCGCCCGCGGCATCCACGTCGACGACGTCGACCTGGTCGTGCACTACGACCTGCCCGGCGACCACAAGGACTACCTGCACCGTTCCGGCCGCACCGCGCGCGCCGGCGCCCGGGGCACGGTCGTCGCGTTCGCCGAGCCGGGTCAGGGTCGCGAGATCAACCGTCTGCACCGTGACGCCAAGGTCGAGGCCACCAACGACACCGTGCACCCGGGCCACGTCCTGGTGCGCGAGATCGCCGAGTCCGGCGAAGAGGTCGTGGTGCGCGCGATCCCGCAGCGTTCCGAGCGCAGCCACAGCGGTGGCGGTCAGCGTCGCCGTTCCGGTGGCGGTGCCGGTGGCGGTGCGGGTCGTCGTGAGGGCCAGCCGGCCCGCAGCGGCAGCGGCTTCGGCGGCGGTTTCGGCAACGGTGGCGCCCGTAGTGGTGGCGGCCGTCCGAGCGGGAGCCGTCCGAGCCGGGCGCCCCGCCAGCCGGCCAGCTGA